From the Mycobacterium noviomagense genome, the window GCTCGCCCCGCGGGTCGACCCCGAAGCAGTCGGCCAGATCACCGAATCGATCGCCCGCTTCTTCGGCACCGGCCGTTACCTGCTGTTGCAGACCCTCTTGGTGATCGCGTGGATTGTGGTGAACGTGTATGCGGCCAGTGTGCGCTTTGATCCCTACCCGTTCATCCTGCTCAACCTGGCCTTCTCGACGCAGGCGGCGTATGCGGCGCCGCTGATCCTGCTGGCCCAGAATCGGCAAGAGAACCGCGACCGCATCGCGCTGGAAGAGGATCGTCGCCGCGCCGCACAGACCAAAGCCGACACCGAATACCTGGCGCGCGAGCTGGCGGCGCTGCGGCTGTCCATCGGCGAGGTCCAAAAGACCCGCGAATACCTGCGCCACCAATTGGAGAACCTGCGCGAGCTTCTGGAGGAGCGGCAGCCGGAAAAGCCGGTCCACGCGCCGGACGGCGCCGACGTTCGCGCCAAGAGGCACAGCTGAAAGCAGCTCGTTTCCCGGGCGCCGCATCCTCGTCAGGCAAGTCCGCCATTGTTGCCACTGCAGTCACCAGAGTTATGTATGGTGACCTAGTTCACGATGCCTTTGGGTTTTGACGGACGTTTGAGTCACAACTGAGGACGGTCGAGTGCGCATAGGGGGACGTTCGGGTGCACGCCCGACCTTCATGGCCATGCGG encodes:
- a CDS encoding DUF1003 domain-containing protein, giving the protein MSKSSPRQRLYTPRTSRALAPRVDPEAVGQITESIARFFGTGRYLLLQTLLVIAWIVVNVYAASVRFDPYPFILLNLAFSTQAAYAAPLILLAQNRQENRDRIALEEDRRRAAQTKADTEYLARELAALRLSIGEVQKTREYLRHQLENLRELLEERQPEKPVHAPDGADVRAKRHS